CACTTGCTTCAGCAAGTGTTTTGGCGCAATTTAGACAGAGCAATACCCAAACCCAAGCACAAGGTATCAATGCAGAATATTTTATAGCTACAGATTGGGGAATAGCAGAAGGTAGGGAGTTTAGCAAAGAAGAATATCGTTCAGGTAGTAATGTTTGTATGATTGGTGAGAGTGTAAGAAAAAACCTTTTTAGTGCAAGTAATATTAATCCTCTTGGGGCGCGTATTAGGCTTGGAAGTATTGTGTGTGATTGTATTGGCATTTTAGAGAGTAAAGGACAAGGTGCTATGGGTAATGATCAAGATGATGTGATTTTATTGCCTCTTAAGACTTATCAACGCAGCATTTCAAAATCCGATTCACTTTATAATATTAGTCGTCTTATGATTTCACTTAAAGATGATGTGGATTCTACAGAGGCAGTAGGAGCGATTACAGAGGCATTAAGAGGAATTAGAAATATTAGAGAAGGGCAGAAAAATGATTTTGAAATTATGGATACAAAGCAGATTATTGAGATGATGCAAAGCACAACGGCTAATCTTACATTATTTTTGGGTGCTATTGCGGGTGTTAGTTTGATTGTTGGAGGAATTGGTATTATGAATATTATGTTGGTTTCTGTGACAGAACGCACCAAAGAAATTGGCACACGGCTAGCCATTGGAGCCTTAGAGAGTGAAGTTTTATTACAATTTTTAATTGAAGCAGTAACTCTAAGCTCGTTAGGTGGATTTATTGGAATTGTTTTGGCTTTTTTTGGATCACTTGGAATTTGCCATTTAATGGAGATTCCATTTAGTTTTGATTATGGTGTCGCTACGATTGCCTTTTTGTTTTCGGCATTCATTGGCGTTTTATTTGGCTATCTTCCTGCTAGGAGAGCTTCAAGGCTTAATCCTATTGATGCATTGAGACACGAGTAAATAGCGTTATATTTTAGTAAGGGTTGGATTCCAAGCTTTGGAGCTTATGATGACAAAATCTCCTACTTTGAAAGTTTTGGATTCTTGATTAGAGATGATAATTTTCGTGATTTCATTTCCTGTTAAAATGCTTACAATACATACAAGTCCGCTTGGTTGAATCTCTAAAATAGTTCCGCTTTGGCGAAATTTCCCGCTTGGAATTTGATTTAAAAATACTTTGCTAGGGCTGCCTTGTTTGCTAATGATTCCATTTTCCAAATACACAACATATTGAGAAAGAAAAAAGACTTCTCCAAAATTATGACTAACAAGAAAAGTTGTGAGATTTAATTGTCGATGAATTCTTAAAAGCTCTTCTTGAAGCTTTTGAGCCATTGCTGAATCAAGTGCAGAAAATGGTTCATCTAAAAGGAGTATTTTTGGATCTCTTACCAAGGCTCTTGCAAGGGCAACTCTTTGTTGTTGCCCACCACTTAACATTGAAGGTTTGAGATTTTTTAGGTTTTGTAATTCAGTAATTTCTAGTAAAAAATCAAGGCGTTTTTTATCTCCCCCTTTGGGTAAGGCAAAAAGTAGATTTTCTGCTACACTCATATTGGGAAAGAGGGCATAATCTTGAAAAACAAAGCCAACTTTTCGCTTTTGTGGAGGGAGATTGATTTTATCTTTGGAGCTAAACCAAATTTCATCTTGCACTTTAATTATTCCGCTATCTGGAGTGGTAAGTCCGCATAAGATTCGCAATATAGTGGTTTTACCTGCTCCGCTTTTTCCAAAAAGTGTGATTAAATCTTGTATTTTTAATTCGCATTGCACTTTTAAGAGTAGCTCACCTTGGGTGCTGTGTAGTTTTTTGCAAAAATCTAAGTGGATCATCGTGTGTGCTTTTTATTAAGATAGAATGTTAAAAGTAAAATGCAAAAGGTAATAATAAAAAGGCTTAGTGCGTATCGATGAGCTAAAGCATAGTTGAGTGCTTCAACTTCATCGTAAATGGCGATACTTGCTAGGCGTGTTTCTCCTGCGATATTTCCTCCTATCATCATCACAACACCAAATTCCCCAATGGTGTGTGCAAAGGAGACTACAATTCCAATTAAAATGGAATTTTTCATATTTGGCAGTAAAACTCGATATAGGATTTCAAGACGATTCTTGCCAAGACTTAGTGCGGCTTCATAGAGTGATTTTGGAATGCTAGAGAAACCTGTTTGGATTGGATTTACCATAAAAGGCAAAGTGAAGAGAATTGAAGCAACAATTAAGCCTTCAAAACTAAAAACAAGTTTGAGATTGAAAGTGTCTAATAAGAATTTCCCAAAAACATTTTGCGGACTAAAAAGAACAAGCAAATAAAAGCCAAGCACACTAGGTGGAAGCACCAAAGGCATAGAAACAATGGTTTCTAAAAAAGGCGTGATTTTACTTTTACTGAAGGCGAGAAAATAGGCAATGGGAATTGAGATTAATAAAAGCAAAAAGGTTGTGATTAACGAAACCTTAAAGGTTAGAAGCATTGTTTGTGTAAAATCCATTAGGAGATTCCTAGTAACATAATTTCATTTTCTGGAATATGCCAACAAACTTCATCGCCAACTTTCAAGCAATTTTTTGAGACAAATTCTAAGTCTGTAAGGGTTTGAATGATTCCTCCTTTTGCAGGTAAAAACTCCAAAGAAAGTTTTGTAAAAAGAGTGTCGCTTTGGATTTCTAAAATCTTAGAGTAAAAGGTATTTTTCACTCCTTCTAGTTTGAGTGCTAGAATGACATTGGTTTCTTTGAAATTAATCTCTAGCTTTTTTCCCAAAAGATCTTGTGATAATTCTTCTAGTAATAAAAGCGAGATTTCTTTGTCTTGGCTTTGTAAGACTAGCCTTGATATGCCATTGCTAGAAGAAATTGCTTTTAGAGTGCCATTAAGATTATTCAACGGCATATCCAAATTGTATAAATTTGTCTTTGGCAGGTTGGCTTAAGATATATTCTTTGAAAGCTTGTGCAAGTTTAGAACCTTTTCCGTAATTTGGGATGATAAGGGCTTGGTTAATGGGTTTATAAAGTTTTTCATCAATTGTAATAAAGCTCATTGTTGGGGTATTGATTCCATTTTCTCCAAGCATAGATAAGGCAGTGAATCCTACTTCAGCATTTTGAGATTCTACATAGGTTGTAGCAACTCCAATGCTTTCTCCCATTACAAGCTTATCTTGTATTTTTGACAATAACCCTGTAGCTTCTAGTGCTTCCATACTTGCCCTGCCATAAGGGGCTACTTTTGGATTGGGGATAGCAATGTGTGTAATTTTTGGATTGAGAATATCTGTGAATTCTGCAATTTTGAAATTTGGATGATTGCTCCATAAAACTAGTTTGCCTTTGGCATAAATTTCTTCTTTTTGTGGAGCAAGTTTCTCAGCATAGAGTTTAGCAGGATAGCTCACATCAGCTGCCACAAAGAGATGAATAGGTGCTCCATTTTTGATTTGTGCATAAGCCTTTCCGCTAGAAGTGTAGGAAATTTCTATTTGGTCATTTGGACGATTTTTTAAAAAATCATTCTTAATATCCTCTAATACATATTTGAGTGAAGCAGCCCCTAAAACTCTAATTTGTTCTGCATTGGCAAAATGTGTGCCAAGCAACAATAAAGCCCCTATAAATGCTATTTTTTTAAAACCTTTTAGCATTTTCTCTCCTTTTTATTTTATTTTTTTGTTTAATTAAATTCCTAAAATAACATGATTTGCCTTGAAACCAAACCATACCTTTTTGCCTAAAGTTAGCTCTAACTCATCGCAAGATTCTTTTGTGATGATTGCACTTAAATAAGTGTCGCCGTGTTTGATTTGTATTTGCGTATTGACTTCTCCTTTGGTTAGATTTGTGATTTCCCCATCAATGCAGTTTCTCATAGAGCCTTTGGGTTGCTCATTAAAAACCACAATCCAATTAGCTTTGATAAGTGCATAGCAAGAATCACCTACCTTTAAATTCATCTCCTTTAAAGATTCTAAAGTAATTGTGCTAATAATGCTTAATTTCCCTGCTTGAAGTGTTACTTCTGCATTAATGCTACCTAGCTTTATATGACTGATTTTTCCAAAAAATTGATTCCTTGCACTTGTTTTAATCATAGGTCTCCTTGTGGTTTGCAGTTGTTTTTGTAAGCTAAAAGCCTCTTTGATTTTTAGGTTATTCCAAGCTTGTAAGTCTTGTTCAAACATTTTGAGAAGTTCTTCATAAATATTTTCCATTTGCCTAAAGGCTTTAATTATTTCTAAGCCCTTTTGGGTAACGCTCGTGCCGCCCCCATTTTTTCCACCAAGTGCCGAAATTACAATGGGTTCATGGGAGAGTTTATTCATTGCATCGATACAATCCCAAGCGGCTTTATAGCTCATTCTCATTTCTTTAGCCGCCTTTGAGATTGAACCACTTTTATGGATTCTTTCTAAAAGTTCTACTTTTCCGTGCCCTATGAAATTTTTCCCATTTTCTTTAACCCAGATTCTACCTTCAACTTCCATTAGTTTTTGCCTTTGTAATTTGATTACTTTCATTATATTTTAAAATATATATTTTGTCAATTAAGCGTATCTCTCTGTAAAATTTGGTATTTTTTGTGATTTTTTTATAAAGTGCATTGTGGTGGAGTTTTTATAATTTAAAGCAAAATGGGGGCAAGATGGTAACACAACCATCAAAAATAAAACCATTAAATAAAGAAATAACAAATAAATGAAATTCATATTAAGGAGATTAAATTTAATAGAATCTCTTAATTTTAAGAGATTCTCTTTATTTTTTAAATGATTTATTTTTTGCTTATGGTGCTTTGGTTTTTCTCTTGCTTTTAAAATTTCAAACTAGCTAGAAATTAAAGATAATTTATTTCTAGCTAGTAACTTTTAAAACTTATACTTTATCCCCATATTTCCACTTAAGTAAGTTTCATTTTTAGAATCTACTTTTCCTGCTAAGATTTGTTTAGCTCCAATCCCTATATCTAAACTTAGACTATCATTTAAAGAGATATTTCCTCCTACAATTAATTGTCCATAAGTCTTTTTCTTCTCTTCTCCTTTAATAGAAAAAGAAGTATTAGAACCTACAAAGCTAGCTATATAATCATCTCCATTATTAACTANNNNNNNNNNNNNNNNNNNNNNNNNNNNNNNNNNNNNNNNNNNNNNNNNNNNNNNNNNNNNNNNNNNNNNNNNNNNNNNNNNNNNNNNTCTTTAATGTATTTGCAAATTTTATTTCACTATAGGGATTATTAATTCTAGCTATTCTTCCACCTAGAGCCATATCATTAGAGATATTTATAGCACCATTTACAGAACTACTATTATTTAGAGTATCTATGCTACTTTTTGCACTTTCTCTTACATCTTTAAAGAAGTTTTTATTTGTGATTGCACCTATACCTACACTAGCATTAATATTAGAGTTAATCAAACTATCAAAGATACCTTGTGCTTCGTTTAGGTTGCCGGAAGATTTTAGGGAAGTTACTGCACCACCTATATTTTTATTTACATCTAAAAGTAAAGCTGCGTGCATTTCTGTATTTTTTATACCATTTAGTTTATCTACTAGCTCTCCTGCTAGGGCTTTATCGCTTTGTGCTATGCCTGTGCCTACTACATCAATAAAATCTTTACCGCTAATCTGCCCATTTTGATCTGTAGGGATTGCACTTTCAATGGCAGTTTTTTGTGCGGTGATGAGTGTGATAGCTTCATCTATCCTTGCTTTTTCAGCTTCATCTATAGTGTTTGCTTTTTGGTTATTTAGCTCTATTAGCATATCATTTCTAGTTTTTACTTCTTCTTCTAGAATCTTTGCAAGGTTTCTAGCATCTTCTGTGGTGGTAATATCCGTAGATAGTCTTTTTTCATCTTCGCTTAAATCCAAACTCGCTTCATAAAGATTCTCGCTTACTACTCTATCAATCTCATAAGTGGCAATACCATCAATACTTTGTGTGCCTAAGAGTTCTTTTAAGGTAACTAAATATTGTAAATTCACTTTATTATTTCCGCTAAGTGTGATTTTGCTATCACTTCTTATCAGTTCATAATCACTAAAAGCTAAACTAGAAAGGCTTTGTGCGATGACTCTAAAAGTAGAGTTTATAAGGCTTACATCGCCACTTACATGTAAAAGTCCGCCTTTTCTATTTGAATCAGCGATTGTAAAATAACCATAATTTGAATTAAGAGTACCATCAATACTCAAAGAACCATTTGCACCCCAAATTTTATATACTTCTAGGCTACCACCACCTTGATCGCTTCCGCTTATAGTTACATTTCCATTGATATAAGAAGGGCTTTGTGCGAGCAAGTTTCCATCAGTTTTAATCTCTACATCTGCATTAATTGTATAAGAATGGTTTGCACTTTGGAATTCAACATCTGATTCTCCAAAATAGCTGTCATCTTCACCCATTCCATCACCGATTATGAATTTAGTGCCATTGTATGTAATATCCTTAATGTTTAGCCCTAAACCCCCTTGATCTTGTGGGCTGGTTAGAGATAGAGAGTCAAAGTTAAAAGTTAGATTATCGTTTTTGTATTGTTCTTTTAGCGCCCATTTTCCACTGCCCTCGCTACTTTCTTCAAAATAAGTTTGAAAGTCATTAGCGCTATTTAGGGTGTAATCTGCTCCAAATGCACTCATACTCCCTAAAATTCCTAAACCCAATATTGCTCTTGATGCAATAAGAGATAATTTCATTCTTACTCCTTAAAAATTTAAAATAAACTTGTTATTTTGCCCCCCCCCCCCCCTTATTTTTTACTTAAATATGATTTCATTAAAGATAATAAGGGTGATTTGGTGCTTTTTTAGAAAATTTGAATTTAGTGGTATGACAATAATTTAAGAGAGAATTCCAAAGAATAGAAGCTTAGAGTTTAGGAAACTATGCTATAATAATGGGCTTTTTAAAATGCTAAAACACAAGGATAAGCGATGACAATTATTTCACAAGATAGTCAAGAAGTTTTGGTGGAACATTGTAAAATTGCTAGTGCGGAAAATTTAATTTTAGGTATTGAACACTCATTATTAAGTGCAGATGTAGAGCCACAAAGAGTTTTCTTTTTGAAAGTTCCTCCCGAGTTTAAAAAGAAACTTTATAGCAAAGATTGGTATTGGAATGGCACAAAATTAGAAGTTTATGAAGATTAAGGAGAAAAGATGCAAGGCAAAGCTTGGAAGTTTGGAGATAATATTGATACAGATTTAATCATCGCAGCGCGTTATTTAAACACTAGTGATGAAAAAGTTTTAGCATCACATTTAATGGAGGATGCAAGGGCGGATTTTGTAAGCCTAATTGGTAAGGGAGATATTATTGTGGCTGGAGAGAATTTTGGCTGTGGTTCTAGTAGGGAGCATGCACCTGTAGCAATTAAAGCAGCAGGGATTGCCGCAGTGATTGCTAAGAGCTATGCGAGAATCTTTTATCGCAATGCCTTTAATACAGGGCTTCCGATTCTAGAGATTAAAGAAACTGATTCTATTTGTGAAGGGGATGTGTTAGAAATTGATTTGCAAGGGGGTGTGATTAAAAACATTACTCAAAATACACAATATCATTTCACTCCTATTCCGCCCTTTATGCTTGAGCTTTTAGAAGCTGGAGGATTAATTCCCTATGCAAAATCTCAAAAAGGAAAATAAATTGAAAAATTACAAAATTGCTGTTATTAAGGGAGATGGAATCGGTCCTGAAATTATTAATGAAGCCCTTAAGGTTTTAAAAGTTGTTGCAGAGAAATTTGAATTTGGCTTGGAGTTTGAAGATTATTTGATGGGTGGAATCGCTTATGATTTAACAAAGAATCCTTTGCCTGATGAGACTATTGAAGGGTGTCTTAAGGCAGATGCCACGCTTTTTGGGGCAATTGGTGGTGAAAAGTGGGATAATTTACCTAGAGAATTACGCCCAGAGAGTGGTTTATTGCGGTTACGCAAAAGCTTGGAAGTATTTGCAAACTTCCGTCCTGCAAAAGTTTATGATGAGCTAATTGAAGCAAGCACTCTGAAGCCTGAAGTGGTGCGTGGAGTGGATATTTTGGTAGTGCGAGAATTGATTGGCGGAATCTACTTTGGCACTCCAAAAGGACGCGATAAAGATCGTGGATTTAATACAATGGTCTATAGCGTTGATGAAGTCAAAAGAATCGCTCATATTGCCTTTGAAGCTGCCCAAAAGAGAAACAAAAAAGTCTGCTCTGTGGATAAGGCAAATGTGCTCGATGTTAGCCAATTATGGCGAGAAGTGGTGAGTGAAGTGGCAAAAGAATATCCTAGTGTGGAATTAAGCCATATGTATGTTGATAATGCAGCGATGCAGCTTATTCGCAATCCTAAGCAATTTGATGTGATTTTAACGGGGAATCTTTTTGGAGATATTTTGAGCGATGAAGCTAGTATGCTAAGCGGATCTATCGGGCTTTTGCCTTCTGCTTCTCTTGGCACAAAAGCGGCAATTTATGAACCAATTCACGGAAGTGCGCCAGATATTGCAGGAATGGGGATTGCAAATCCAATTGCAACAATAGCGAGTGCTAGCATGCTCTTGCGATATTCTTTGGGTGAGATTAAGGCTGCTGATGCTATTGACAATGCAATTCATTTGGCATTAAAAGAAGGGTATCGCACTAAAGATATTGCAGAATTTGGTGCAAAAGAAATTTGCACTACAGAACAAATGGGAAGTATTATTGCAGGAAAAATTTAGCTGTTTAAAAAATAGCGAATAGAAGCAAAACTACAAAAAGGAATTTGGGAGATTTCCAAAATTTCTTTTTGACTGATAATTCCTCCTAATGCAAAAATTTCTGCCTTGTAACAATTAAGATCAAGTCTCTTTAAAAAATCAACTCCTAGAGGTTGTCCTTTGTTGGGTGTTTGGAAAATTGGGCTAATGGTGATTCCATTTGCCCCATAAGAATCAGCCTCTTTTATCTCTTGCTCATTGTGCGCACTAAAAAAAACTAAAGGAAGCTTTTGTTTGGCATTACTAATTTGATGCATCTGTTTGCTATTGCAATGCAATCCATCAAAGCCATATTGCAATGCCATATCAAAGTGAGAATTTAAAAGGCTTGGGATTTGATAGCTTTGATTGAGTTTTAAAAAAACTTCAAAGAGTTTTGGGTTTGGGGATTCTTTATCACGATAACAGGCAAAAGAAATAGCTTGAGAATCGAGGATATTTTTATAGAAATCATAAAATTTTAAGGGAGAATTTGGATAGAGATTAGGATCGGTGATGAGGTAAGCTTTAATGTGCTTCCTCACTTGCTAAAACTGCACCGGCTAAAAAGACATAGGTTAGAATCATAAAAATAAAAGCTTGTAAAAATGCCATAAAAGTCAAAATCAAGAAAGCAGGTAATGGTGCAACCCAAGGAGCCAACATAAGCATAACAAGTAAGAACATATCATCTCCTTTGATATTTCCAAAAAGACGGAAAGAAAGAGAAACAATTCTTGAGCAATGGGAGATTATTTCAATAGGAAACATTAGGGGTGCAAGGGCTTTTACTGGTCCTGCAAAATGTGCAAAGTATTTGGCAATTCCAAAAGTGCGAATCCCTTCAAAATTGTAATAAACAAAGACAACTAATGCAAGTGTAAGAGTGAAGCTAAGGCTTGATGAAGGTGCTTCAAAACCTGGAATAATACCAATTGCATTGGCTAGAAATACAAATAAAGCTAGGGTAGCAGTTAAAGGTAAGTATTGTCGTGCTTTTTCTTCACCAATGACATCTTTTGCCATAAAGATAACACCACCCAAAAAGGTTTCAAAAACATTTTGGATAGTCCCTGGAACAACTTGCATCCTTGAAGTAGCAAGTTTCGCTAAAATAACCGCGATAATAGCTACAAGCACCACATGAAACGCAATGATAAAATCGTGATTATGATTAATTAGCCCCGCAAATGTGAAAATTGAATTCATAAAATGTCTCCCTTAGAATTTATAAAGTCTATAATTAT
This portion of the Helicobacter canadensis MIT 98-5491 genome encodes:
- a CDS encoding ABC transporter permease — encoded protein: MILNAFFLAFRQIKRNFLRAILTMLGVIIGVGAVIIMITLGNGTTQVITERMSSLGSNILLVFPARDQTPGKGGQKQFMLQDIEDLKLQVGYLTRAIAPLASASVLAQFRQSNTQTQAQGINAEYFIATDWGIAEGREFSKEEYRSGSNVCMIGESVRKNLFSASNINPLGARIRLGSIVCDCIGILESKGQGAMGNDQDDVILLPLKTYQRSISKSDSLYNISRLMISLKDDVDSTEAVGAITEALRGIRNIREGQKNDFEIMDTKQIIEMMQSTTANLTLFLGAIAGVSLIVGGIGIMNIMLVSVTERTKEIGTRLAIGALESEVLLQFLIEAVTLSSLGGFIGIVLAFFGSLGICHLMEIPFSFDYGVATIAFLFSAFIGVLFGYLPARRASRLNPIDALRHE
- a CDS encoding sulfate/molybdate ABC transporter ATP-binding protein; the encoded protein is MIHLDFCKKLHSTQGELLLKVQCELKIQDLITLFGKSGAGKTTILRILCGLTTPDSGIIKVQDEIWFSSKDKINLPPQKRKVGFVFQDYALFPNMSVAENLLFALPKGGDKKRLDFLLEITELQNLKNLKPSMLSGGQQQRVALARALVRDPKILLLDEPFSALDSAMAQKLQEELLRIHRQLNLTTFLVSHNFGEVFFLSQYVVYLENGIISKQGSPSKVFLNQIPSGKFRQSGTILEIQPSGLVCIVSILTGNEITKIIISNQESKTFKVGDFVIISSKAWNPTLTKI
- the modB gene encoding molybdate ABC transporter permease subunit, which codes for MDFTQTMLLTFKVSLITTFLLLLISIPIAYFLAFSKSKITPFLETIVSMPLVLPPSVLGFYLLVLFSPQNVFGKFLLDTFNLKLVFSFEGLIVASILFTLPFMVNPIQTGFSSIPKSLYEAALSLGKNRLEILYRVLLPNMKNSILIGIVVSFAHTIGEFGVVMMIGGNIAGETRLASIAIYDEVEALNYALAHRYALSLFIITFCILLLTFYLNKKHTR
- the modA gene encoding molybdate ABC transporter substrate-binding protein, which gives rise to MLKGFKKIAFIGALLLLGTHFANAEQIRVLGAASLKYVLEDIKNDFLKNRPNDQIEISYTSSGKAYAQIKNGAPIHLFVAADVSYPAKLYAEKLAPQKEEIYAKGKLVLWSNHPNFKIAEFTDILNPKITHIAIPNPKVAPYGRASMEALEATGLLSKIQDKLVMGESIGVATTYVESQNAEVGFTALSMLGENGINTPTMSFITIDEKLYKPINQALIIPNYGKGSKLAQAFKEYILSQPAKDKFIQFGYAVE
- a CDS encoding TOBE domain-containing protein — translated: MEVEGRIWVKENGKNFIGHGKVELLERIHKSGSISKAAKEMRMSYKAAWDCIDAMNKLSHEPIVISALGGKNGGGTSVTQKGLEIIKAFRQMENIYEELLKMFEQDLQAWNNLKIKEAFSLQKQLQTTRRPMIKTSARNQFFGKISHIKLGSINAEVTLQAGKLSIISTITLESLKEMNLKVGDSCYALIKANWIVVFNEQPKGSMRNCIDGEITNLTKGEVNTQIQIKHGDTYLSAIITKESCDELELTLGKKVWFGFKANHVILGI
- a CDS encoding 3-isopropylmalate dehydratase small subunit is translated as MQGKAWKFGDNIDTDLIIAARYLNTSDEKVLASHLMEDARADFVSLIGKGDIIVAGENFGCGSSREHAPVAIKAAGIAAVIAKSYARIFYRNAFNTGLPILEIKETDSICEGDVLEIDLQGGVIKNITQNTQYHFTPIPPFMLELLEAGGLIPYAKSQKGK
- the leuB gene encoding 3-isopropylmalate dehydrogenase, yielding MQNLKKENKLKNYKIAVIKGDGIGPEIINEALKVLKVVAEKFEFGLEFEDYLMGGIAYDLTKNPLPDETIEGCLKADATLFGAIGGEKWDNLPRELRPESGLLRLRKSLEVFANFRPAKVYDELIEASTLKPEVVRGVDILVVRELIGGIYFGTPKGRDKDRGFNTMVYSVDEVKRIAHIAFEAAQKRNKKVCSVDKANVLDVSQLWREVVSEVAKEYPSVELSHMYVDNAAMQLIRNPKQFDVILTGNLFGDILSDEASMLSGSIGLLPSASLGTKAAIYEPIHGSAPDIAGMGIANPIATIASASMLLRYSLGEIKAADAIDNAIHLALKEGYRTKDIAEFGAKEICTTEQMGSIIAGKI
- a CDS encoding thiamine phosphate synthase, encoding MRKHIKAYLITDPNLYPNSPLKFYDFYKNILDSQAISFACYRDKESPNPKLFEVFLKLNQSYQIPSLLNSHFDMALQYGFDGLHCNSKQMHQISNAKQKLPLVFFSAHNEQEIKEADSYGANGITISPIFQTPNKGQPLGVDFLKRLDLNCYKAEIFALGGIISQKEILEISQIPFCSFASIRYFLNS
- a CDS encoding F0F1 ATP synthase subunit A; protein product: MNSIFTFAGLINHNHDFIIAFHVVLVAIIAVILAKLATSRMQVVPGTIQNVFETFLGGVIFMAKDVIGEEKARQYLPLTATLALFVFLANAIGIIPGFEAPSSSLSFTLTLALVVFVYYNFEGIRTFGIAKYFAHFAGPVKALAPLMFPIEIISHCSRIVSLSFRLFGNIKGDDMFLLVMLMLAPWVAPLPAFLILTFMAFLQAFIFMILTYVFLAGAVLASEEAH